Proteins encoded in a region of the Inquilinus sp. KBS0705 genome:
- a CDS encoding MerR family transcriptional regulator produces the protein MKTENLISVSDFCVYHQVDGTFVSYLQDAGLVEVIVVDKQNCIPVDEIQKLERLVRLHNHLEINEPGVATINSLLQKIEDMQQEMSYLKSRLKLYED, from the coding sequence ATGAAAACCGAAAATTTAATATCCGTAAGCGATTTTTGTGTTTACCACCAGGTAGATGGCACCTTTGTTAGCTACCTGCAGGATGCCGGTCTGGTTGAGGTGATTGTTGTGGATAAGCAAAACTGTATCCCGGTTGATGAGATACAAAAGCTGGAGCGTTTAGTGCGCCTGCATAACCATTTAGAAATTAACGAACCGGGTGTGGCAACCATAAATAGTTTGCTGCAAAAAATAGAAGATATGCAACAGGAAATGAGTTATTTAAAGAGCCGTTTAAAGCTCTACGAAGACTGA
- a CDS encoding J domain-containing protein translates to MAFIDYYKILGVDKNATDKDIKNAYRKLARKHHPDLNPNNPEAEKQFKLANEANEVLSDPEKRKKYDKYGENWQHSDAYEQQARQQQQYQRSNGGGFGGFDFGGGGGGDFSDFFNSMFGGGPVGDSGRQSQRYRGQDLNAELQLDLRDIMESKKQTITVNGKNIRLTIPAGIENGQTIKIAGHGAPGSNGAPAGDLYITFNIPEDPEFKRVGSDLYRTIDIDLYTAVLGGEITASTLSGKVKLKVAPGTQIGTKVKLKGKGVPVYKKEGQFGDLYLTYNVQLPTKLTDKQRELFEQLAKS, encoded by the coding sequence ATGGCATTTATAGATTATTATAAGATTTTAGGCGTAGATAAAAACGCGACCGATAAGGATATAAAAAATGCTTACCGCAAACTTGCGCGCAAACACCACCCCGACCTTAACCCCAACAACCCCGAGGCCGAAAAGCAATTTAAGCTGGCCAACGAGGCCAACGAGGTGTTAAGCGACCCCGAGAAACGCAAAAAGTACGATAAATACGGCGAAAACTGGCAACACAGCGATGCCTACGAACAGCAGGCACGCCAGCAGCAGCAATACCAGCGCAGTAATGGTGGCGGTTTCGGCGGGTTTGATTTTGGCGGTGGCGGCGGTGGGGATTTTTCTGATTTCTTTAACTCGATGTTTGGCGGCGGGCCGGTGGGTGACAGCGGCAGGCAATCGCAGCGCTACCGCGGGCAGGACCTTAACGCCGAGCTGCAGCTGGATTTGCGGGATATTATGGAATCGAAAAAGCAAACCATTACAGTTAACGGTAAAAACATACGCTTAACCATTCCCGCGGGTATCGAAAATGGGCAAACTATAAAAATAGCTGGCCACGGTGCGCCGGGCAGCAATGGGGCACCCGCCGGCGACCTGTACATTACCTTTAATATACCCGAAGATCCTGAATTTAAACGCGTGGGTAGCGATTTGTACCGAACAATTGATATTGACCTTTACACAGCCGTGTTAGGCGGCGAAATTACTGCAAGCACGCTAAGCGGCAAAGTAAAGCTAAAGGTAGCCCCAGGCACACAAATTGGTACTAAAGTTAAGCTAAAAGGCAAAGGTGTACCGGTTTACAAAAAGGAAGGACAGTTTGGCGACCTGTATTTAACCTATAACGTACAATTACCAACTAAGTTAACAGACAAACAACGCGAGTTATTTGAACAATTAGCTAAATCGTGA
- a CDS encoding cupin domain-containing protein — MDTSIFRHFSNIDTKEIAPGFFSKLIHTDTNTINFIEVAAGCTVPDHSHVHEQLSFVIEGQFQLTVGGIPQILDSGMFAVIPSNAVHNGLAITNCKLIDVFSPVRQDYKQL; from the coding sequence ATGGATACCAGCATCTTCCGCCATTTTTCAAACATCGATACTAAAGAGATAGCTCCCGGCTTTTTTAGTAAACTGATACATACCGATACCAACACCATCAACTTTATTGAAGTGGCAGCTGGCTGTACCGTGCCCGACCATAGCCACGTGCACGAGCAATTATCGTTTGTGATAGAGGGGCAGTTTCAATTAACCGTAGGCGGCATACCGCAAATACTTGATTCGGGCATGTTTGCGGTGATTCCATCAAACGCGGTGCACAACGGCCTGGCCATAACCAATTGTAAGCTGATTGATGTTTTTAGCCCCGTGCGCCAGGATTACAAACAGCTATAA
- a CDS encoding GNAT family N-acetyltransferase yields MAISVATLTDVPELVTLVNSAYRGESSKKGWTTEANLIDGQRIDEEGLIEQMSDPNATILKNTDADGNITACVYLLKKPGNVLYLGMLTVSPTLQAHGIGRQLLAAAEDYARSINHHTVAMTVITTRTELLNWYERRGYTKTGETIPLIITERNGILKQPVEMFKLHKAV; encoded by the coding sequence ATGGCTATCTCTGTTGCTACCCTTACTGATGTACCCGAACTTGTTACGCTGGTAAATTCGGCCTACCGGGGCGAAAGCTCTAAAAAAGGCTGGACCACCGAGGCTAATTTAATTGACGGGCAACGTATTGATGAGGAAGGCCTTATTGAGCAAATGAGCGACCCAAATGCAACTATACTTAAAAACACTGATGCGGATGGCAATATAACCGCCTGTGTGTACCTGCTTAAAAAGCCGGGCAACGTTTTATACCTGGGTATGCTTACGGTATCGCCCACGCTGCAGGCACACGGCATTGGCAGGCAACTTTTAGCCGCTGCCGAAGACTATGCCCGCAGCATCAACCACCATACCGTAGCTATGACAGTGATAACCACCCGCACCGAACTGCTGAATTGGTATGAGCGACGCGGCTACACTAAAACCGGCGAAACCATCCCTCTCATCATTACCGAGCGAAACGGCATTTTAAAACAACCTGTTGAGATGTTTAAGCTGCACAAGGCGGTATAA
- a CDS encoding HAD family hydrolase: MQKPDSLIFDMDGTLWDAVDTYAHSWNVVFADLGIDKTIHRDVLAGMVGWEGKKVIAELMPEFEPEKRFEIYAEVNSRRHNLIREKGGILYDGVKDGLKQLSEKYPLLILSNCAAGIIRQFIDWAGIDDYITDEFAYGVNFMPKSHNIKLLMDKHHLKNPVYVGDTAGDGEQSRLAGIPFVFVSYGFGETDDHDLKFDDFPSLTNYFLNL, encoded by the coding sequence ATGCAAAAGCCCGATAGCCTTATTTTTGACATGGATGGCACCCTTTGGGATGCTGTTGATACCTATGCACACTCCTGGAACGTTGTCTTTGCCGACTTAGGCATTGATAAAACCATTCACCGCGATGTTTTAGCGGGCATGGTGGGCTGGGAAGGCAAAAAAGTGATAGCTGAGCTAATGCCCGAATTTGAGCCCGAAAAACGCTTTGAGATCTATGCAGAAGTAAATAGCAGGCGGCATAACCTGATACGCGAAAAGGGCGGCATATTATACGATGGCGTTAAAGACGGCTTAAAGCAACTATCCGAAAAATACCCGTTACTGATATTAAGCAACTGCGCGGCAGGCATTATACGCCAGTTTATTGATTGGGCCGGCATTGACGATTACATAACCGACGAATTTGCCTACGGTGTAAACTTTATGCCTAAAAGCCACAACATTAAATTGCTGATGGATAAGCATCATTTAAAAAACCCTGTATATGTAGGCGATACCGCCGGTGATGGCGAGCAGAGCCGTTTAGCAGGCATCCCCTTTGTTTTTGTAAGCTATGGTTTTGGCGAAACAGACGATCACGACCTTAAGTTTGACGATTTTCCGTCGCTAACTAATTATTTTTTAAACTTATAA